The Columba livia isolate bColLiv1 breed racing homer chromosome 18, bColLiv1.pat.W.v2, whole genome shotgun sequence genome includes a region encoding these proteins:
- the NOG gene encoding noggin, whose protein sequence is MDHSQCLVTIYALVVLLGLRLEQGACQHYLHIRPAPSDNLPLVDLIEHPDPIFDPKEKDLNETLLRNLMGGHFDPNFMAVSLPEDRLGVDDLAELDLLLRQRPSGAMPSEIKGLEFYDGLQPGKKHRLSKKLRRKLQMWLWSQTFCPVLYTWNDLGSRFWPRYVKVGSCYSKRSCSVPEGMVCKPAKSVHLTILRWRCQRRGGQRCTWIPIQYPIIAECKCSC, encoded by the coding sequence ATGGATCATTCCCAGTGCCTTGTGACTATATACGCCTTGGTGGTTCTGCTGGGTCTCCGGCTAGAGCAAGGCGCCTGCCAGCACTATCTGCACATCCGACCGGCTCCCAGCGACAACCTGCCCTTGGTGGATCTAATCGAGCACCCGGACCCTATCTTTGACCCCAAGGAGAAGGATCTTAACGAGACCTTGCTAAGGAACCTCATGGGCGGACACTTCGACCCTAACTTTATGGCTGTTTCCTTGCCCGAGGACCGGCTCGGCGTGGACGATCTAGCCGAGCTGGACTTGCTGCTCAGGCAGAGACCCTCGGGAGCGATGCCCAGCGAAATCAAAGGGCTGGAGTTTTACGACGGGCTGCAGCCGGGCAAGAAGCACAGGCTGAGCAAGAAGCTGCGCAGGAAGCTGCAGATGTGGCTCTGGTCCCAGACCTTCTGCCCGGTGCTATACACGTGGAACGATCTCGGCAGCCGCTTTTGGCCCCGGTATGTGAAAGTGGGCAGCTGCTACAGTAAAAGGTCTTGTTCAGTCCCAGAAGGCATGGTTTGCAAACCTGCCAAGTCCGTGCATTTAACGATCCTGAGGTGGAGGTGCCAGCGCCGGGGGGGGCAGAGGTGCACATGGATACCCATCCAGTACCCCATCATCGCGGAGTGCAAGTGCTCCTGCTAG